Proteins found in one Zea mays cultivar B73 chromosome 1, Zm-B73-REFERENCE-NAM-5.0, whole genome shotgun sequence genomic segment:
- the LOC100282681 gene encoding chaperonin, protein MAKRLIPSLNRVLVEKLLKPSKSAGGILLPETTKQLNAAKVVAVGPGDRDRDGKLIPVSLSEGDTVLLPEYGGTEVKLAEKEYLLFREHDILGKLEE, encoded by the exons ATGGCGAAGCGTCTGATCCCGTCGCTGAACCGGGTTCTGGTGGAGAAGCTGCTGAAGCCCAGCAAGAGCGCCGGTGGCATCCTCCTCCCGGAGACCACCAAGCAG CTGAACGCCGCTAAAGTCGTTGCTGTTGGCCCTGGTGATCGTGATAGGGATGGCAAGCTGATCCCTGTATCTCTGAGCGAAGGCGACACTGTTCTGCTTCCGGAGTACGGTGGGACAGAAGTGAAGCTTGCAGAAAAAGA GTACCTTCTTTTCAGAGAGCACGACATACTGGGGAAGCTGGAGGAGTAG